In one Halosimplex halophilum genomic region, the following are encoded:
- a CDS encoding SPFH domain-containing protein: MSPAPVLQSVGGALPIVAVLLLLLAVVVVYKSVEIVNAYEKRALTVFGEYRKLLEPGINIVPPFVSKTYAFDMRTQTLDVPRQEAITRDNSPVTADAVVYIKVMDAKKAFLEVDNYKKAVSNLAQTTLRAVLGDMELDDTLNKRQEINAKIRKELDEPTDEWGIRVESVEVREVNPSKDVQQAMEQQTSAERKRRAMILEAQGERRSAIEQAQGEKQSDIVRAQGKKQSQILEAQGDAISTVLRAKSAESMGERAIIDKGMETLENIGQGESTTFVMPQELTSLVGRYGKHLSGGDVSDMAKVNGESELDSLDFDSETRELLGLDDIEEILGQIDQEAEVDVEEMEQEAQAIKEGNDATNIRDPDEVIQEMDAEMDPSGSPVGGPGGDGSGGSADTASDGEREPETETE, translated from the coding sequence ATGAGCCCCGCACCAGTGTTGCAGAGCGTCGGTGGCGCCCTTCCGATCGTCGCAGTGCTGCTGTTGCTGCTGGCGGTCGTGGTCGTCTACAAGTCCGTCGAGATCGTCAACGCCTACGAGAAACGGGCCCTGACGGTCTTCGGCGAGTACCGCAAACTGCTCGAACCGGGTATCAACATCGTCCCGCCGTTCGTCTCGAAGACCTACGCCTTCGACATGCGGACCCAGACGCTGGACGTGCCGCGCCAGGAGGCGATCACCCGCGACAACTCGCCGGTGACCGCCGACGCGGTCGTCTACATCAAGGTCATGGACGCCAAGAAGGCGTTCCTCGAAGTGGACAACTACAAGAAGGCCGTCTCCAACCTCGCCCAGACCACCCTCCGGGCCGTGCTGGGCGACATGGAACTCGACGACACGCTCAACAAGCGCCAGGAGATCAACGCGAAGATCCGCAAGGAGCTGGACGAGCCCACCGACGAGTGGGGGATCCGCGTCGAGAGCGTCGAGGTCCGCGAGGTCAACCCCTCGAAGGACGTCCAGCAGGCGATGGAGCAGCAGACCTCCGCCGAGCGCAAGCGCCGCGCCATGATCCTGGAGGCGCAGGGCGAACGGCGCTCGGCCATCGAGCAGGCCCAGGGTGAGAAGCAGTCCGACATCGTCCGCGCCCAGGGGAAAAAGCAGTCGCAGATCCTCGAAGCGCAGGGTGACGCCATCTCGACCGTGCTGCGGGCGAAGTCCGCCGAGTCGATGGGCGAGCGCGCCATCATCGACAAGGGGATGGAGACCCTCGAGAACATCGGCCAGGGCGAGTCGACCACGTTCGTCATGCCCCAGGAGCTCACCTCGCTGGTCGGCCGCTACGGCAAGCACCTCTCCGGCGGCGACGTGAGCGACATGGCGAAGGTCAACGGCGAGAGCGAACTCGACAGCCTCGACTTCGACAGCGAGACGCGCGAGCTGCTCGGCCTCGACGACATCGAGGAGATCCTCGGCCAGATCGACCAGGAGGCGGAGGTCGACGTCGAGGAGATGGAACAGGAGGCCCAGGCCATCAAGGAGGGCAACGACGCGACGAACATCCGCGACCCCGACGAGGTCATCCAGGAGATGGACGCGGAGATGGACCCCTCCGGCAGTCCGGTCGGCGGCCCCGGCGGCGACGGCAGCGGCGGGAGCGCCGACACCGCCTCCGACGGCGAGCGCGAGCCCGAGACGGAGACCGAGTAA
- a CDS encoding NfeD family protein, with product MFEWIGQTSVLSWIGSNLSLFLVLAGAGLMFAEAFAPGAHFVVLGVALLVAGLVGLLLPPGLGVLAPLILAGLVLGAGGAALYVYRQFDFYGGKGTDQTSDSDSLRGKTGRVTERVSRSGGEVKLDGGGFNPYYRAESVDGEIEEGTEVMVVDPGGGNVLTVEPLAGGVDDIDRALARERQREGTATDDEGAATDGEGTAIDDAAADSDGESGGSESEDSDRDREFETDTA from the coding sequence ATGTTCGAGTGGATCGGTCAGACCTCGGTCCTGTCGTGGATCGGGTCGAACCTCTCGCTGTTCCTCGTGCTGGCGGGCGCCGGACTGATGTTCGCCGAGGCGTTCGCGCCCGGCGCGCACTTCGTCGTCCTCGGCGTCGCCCTGCTGGTGGCGGGGCTCGTCGGCCTGCTGTTGCCCCCGGGACTCGGCGTCCTCGCGCCGCTGATCCTCGCCGGACTCGTCCTCGGGGCGGGCGGCGCGGCGCTCTACGTCTACCGCCAGTTCGACTTCTACGGCGGCAAGGGGACCGACCAGACGAGCGACTCCGACTCGCTACGGGGCAAGACCGGCCGCGTCACCGAGCGCGTCTCCCGGAGCGGCGGCGAGGTCAAGCTCGACGGGGGCGGGTTCAACCCCTACTACCGCGCCGAGAGCGTCGACGGCGAGATCGAGGAGGGGACCGAGGTGATGGTCGTCGACCCCGGCGGCGGCAACGTCCTCACCGTCGAACCCCTCGCCGGCGGCGTCGACGACATCGACCGCGCGCTCGCCCGCGAGCGCCAGCGCGAGGGAACGGCGACCGACGACGAGGGGGCGGCGACCGACGGCGAGGGGACGGCGATAGACGACGCCGCGGCCGACTCGGACGGCGAGTCCGGGGGTTCCGAGTCCGAGGACTCCGACCGGGACCGCGAGTTCGAGACGGACACCGCCTGA
- a CDS encoding DUF7312 domain-containing protein, whose amino-acid sequence MADDAGAEDDEEEWRFSVDEVGDDTGDVEEADTLDDGDEWDVAVGEEDDDGPTVAFGGTDGDDGDGSGGGENGGGGNVAGSVTPDLPVESDTPSLESAVFVAAGALLVLLVFASVVTPLTPSTVGAIALGVAAVTAVVYAVFVRF is encoded by the coding sequence ATGGCAGACGACGCCGGGGCCGAGGACGACGAGGAGGAGTGGCGGTTCTCCGTCGACGAGGTGGGCGACGACACCGGCGACGTCGAGGAGGCCGACACCCTCGACGATGGCGACGAGTGGGACGTGGCGGTCGGCGAGGAGGACGACGACGGCCCGACGGTCGCCTTCGGCGGGACGGACGGCGACGACGGCGACGGGAGCGGGGGCGGGGAGAACGGGGGCGGCGGCAACGTCGCCGGGTCGGTGACGCCGGACCTGCCCGTCGAGTCGGACACGCCGAGCCTGGAGAGCGCGGTGTTCGTCGCCGCCGGCGCGCTGCTGGTCCTGCTGGTGTTCGCCAGCGTCGTCACGCCGCTGACCCCGTCGACGGTCGGCGCGATCGCGCTCGGCGTCGCCGCCGTGACCGCGGTCGTCTACGCGGTGTTCGTACGGTTCTGA
- a CDS encoding ABC transporter ATP-binding protein — protein sequence MTDPAVVADGLTKRYGEELAVSDLSLSIPGGDVYGFLGPNGAGKTTTMRMLTGLTRPTEGTATVAGAAVDDRPALTERIGYLPADPPVYDELTGREHLRYVARLHELPPAEAGERIDDMLARFELAGDADRRIGEYSTGMQKKVGAIAALLGDPEVVFLDEPTSGLDPRAARTMRETVAAVAERDVTVFLSSHVLSVVDELADTVGVIDDGELVAEGPPAELKRRARDDGEADLETAFLDITEDEDVPDERVEA from the coding sequence GTGACCGATCCCGCCGTCGTCGCCGACGGACTGACGAAGCGGTACGGCGAGGAACTGGCCGTCTCGGACCTGTCGCTGTCGATCCCGGGCGGCGACGTGTACGGCTTCCTCGGCCCCAACGGCGCCGGGAAGACGACGACGATGCGGATGCTGACCGGGCTGACCCGCCCGACCGAGGGGACGGCGACGGTCGCGGGCGCCGCCGTCGACGACCGGCCGGCGCTGACCGAGCGGATCGGCTACCTGCCGGCCGACCCGCCGGTCTACGACGAGCTGACCGGCCGCGAACACCTGCGGTACGTCGCGCGGCTCCACGAGCTTCCACCGGCGGAGGCCGGCGAGCGAATCGACGACATGCTCGCGCGGTTCGAGCTGGCGGGCGACGCCGACCGCCGGATCGGGGAGTACTCGACGGGGATGCAGAAGAAGGTCGGCGCCATCGCGGCGCTGCTAGGCGACCCCGAGGTGGTCTTTCTCGACGAGCCGACCAGCGGGCTCGACCCGCGTGCGGCGCGAACGATGCGCGAGACCGTCGCGGCGGTCGCAGAGCGCGACGTGACCGTCTTCCTCTCCTCGCACGTCCTCTCGGTCGTCGACGAACTCGCCGACACCGTCGGCGTCATCGACGACGGGGAGCTCGTCGCCGAGGGGCCCCCGGCGGAGCTGAAACGGCGCGCCCGCGACGACGGCGAGGCGGACCTGGAGACGGCGTTCCTCGACATCACGGAGGACGAGGATGTCCCGGACGAACGAGTCGAGGCCTGA